The following are encoded in a window of uncultured Pseudomonas sp. genomic DNA:
- the rplV gene encoding 50S ribosomal protein L22 — MEVAAKLSGARISAQKARLVADQIRGKKVGEALNLLAFSSKKAAEIIKKVLESAVANAEHNEGADVDDLKVSTVFVNEGRSLKRIMPRAKGRADRIVKRSCHITVKVADK; from the coding sequence ATGGAAGTAGCCGCTAAGTTGTCGGGCGCTCGCATCTCCGCCCAGAAAGCCCGCTTGGTCGCCGACCAGATCCGCGGGAAGAAGGTGGGCGAGGCGCTCAACCTCCTGGCTTTCAGCAGTAAGAAAGCCGCCGAGATCATTAAGAAAGTGCTGGAGTCGGCTGTAGCCAACGCCGAGCACAACGAAGGCGCAGACGTTGATGACTTGAAGGTCAGCACCGTTTTCGTCAACGAAGGGCGTTCGCTGAAGCGAATCATGCCGCGTGCCAAAGGCCGCGCTGATCGCATCGTCAAGCGGTCTTGCCATATCACTGTCAAGGTTGCGGACAAGTAA
- the rpsS gene encoding 30S ribosomal protein S19: MPRSLKKGPFIDLHLLKKIEVAVEKNDRKPVKTWSRRSMILPQMVGLTIAVHNGRQHVPVLVNEDMVGHKLGEFAGTRTYRGHVADKKAKR; the protein is encoded by the coding sequence GTGCCACGTTCTCTGAAAAAAGGTCCTTTTATTGATCTTCACCTACTGAAGAAGATCGAAGTGGCGGTGGAAAAGAACGATCGCAAGCCGGTGAAAACCTGGTCGCGCCGTTCCATGATCCTGCCGCAAATGGTCGGTTTGACCATTGCTGTACATAACGGTCGTCAACATGTCCCAGTTCTGGTGAACGAAGACATGGTCGGCCACAAACTGGGCGAATTTGCCGGCACTCGTACCTATCGTGGGCACGTGGCTGACAAGAAAGCCAAGCGTTAA
- the rplB gene encoding 50S ribosomal protein L2 — protein MAIVKCKPTSPGRRFVVKVVNQELHKGAPYAPLLEKKSKTGGRNNNGRITTRHIGGGHKQHYRLVDFRRNDKDGIPATVERIEYDPNRTAHIALMLYADGERRYIIAPKGVSAGDQLIAGIMAPIKPGNSMQLRNIPVGSTVHGIELKPGKGAQIARSAGASAQLIAREGVYVSLRLRSGEVRKVLAECRATLGEVSNSEHSLRSLGKAGAKRWRGVRPTVRGVAMNPVDHPHGGGEGRTSGGRHPVSPWGFPTKGAKTRGNKRTDNMIVRRRK, from the coding sequence ATGGCAATCGTTAAATGCAAACCGACTTCCCCTGGCCGCCGTTTTGTGGTCAAGGTGGTCAATCAGGAGCTGCATAAAGGCGCTCCTTACGCTCCGCTGCTTGAGAAGAAGTCGAAGACTGGCGGTCGTAACAACAATGGTCGCATCACTACCCGTCATATCGGTGGTGGTCACAAGCAGCATTACCGCTTGGTCGATTTCCGTCGCAACGACAAAGATGGCATTCCAGCCACTGTCGAGCGTATTGAATACGATCCGAACCGTACTGCCCACATCGCTCTGATGCTTTACGCAGACGGCGAGCGCCGCTACATCATCGCCCCTAAGGGCGTGAGTGCTGGCGACCAGCTGATCGCTGGTATCATGGCTCCAATCAAGCCGGGCAACAGCATGCAACTGCGCAACATTCCAGTTGGTAGCACTGTGCACGGTATCGAGTTGAAGCCGGGTAAAGGCGCGCAAATCGCTCGTTCCGCTGGTGCTTCGGCTCAGCTGATTGCGCGTGAAGGTGTCTACGTGAGCCTGCGTCTGCGTTCCGGTGAAGTGCGTAAAGTCCTGGCTGAATGCCGTGCGACCCTGGGTGAAGTCTCGAACTCCGAGCACAGCCTGCGTTCGCTGGGTAAAGCTGGTGCCAAGCGCTGGCGTGGCGTTCGCCCAACCGTTCGTGGTGTTGCCATGAACCCGGTTGACCACCCACATGGTGGTGGTGAAGGTCGTACCTCTGGTGGTCGTCATCCGGTGTCTCCATGGGGCTTCCCGACGAAGGGCGCGAAGACTCGTGGTAACAAACGCACCGACAACATGATCGTCCGTCGTCGCAAGTAA
- the rplW gene encoding 50S ribosomal protein L23 produces the protein MNQERVFKVLLGPHISEKATLLADKKSQFVFKVAIDATKLEIKKAVESLFSVNVAAVNTVNVLGKTKRTARGLGKRNDWKKAIISLEPGQDLDFASSAE, from the coding sequence ATGAACCAGGAACGCGTATTTAAAGTGCTGCTTGGCCCGCACATCTCCGAGAAGGCAACACTTCTGGCTGATAAAAAAAGCCAATTCGTTTTCAAGGTTGCAATTGATGCAACCAAGCTGGAAATCAAGAAGGCCGTCGAAAGCCTGTTCAGTGTGAACGTTGCTGCTGTCAACACCGTGAATGTTCTCGGTAAGACTAAGCGCACCGCTCGTGGTCTGGGCAAGCGTAACGACTGGAAGAAAGCGATCATTTCGCTTGAGCCAGGCCAAGATCTCGATTTCGCCAGCAGTGCTGAGTAA
- the rplD gene encoding 50S ribosomal protein L4, translating into MQLNVNGAQAIEVSEATFGGAYNETLVHQAVVAYMAGGRQGSKQQKTRSDVSGGGKRPWRQKGTGRARAGTTRGPIWRGGGVTFAARPQNHDQKLNKKMYRAAIRSILAELVRTDRMIVVEDFSVEAPKTKDLLNKLNGMGLTDVLIVSDAIDENLYLAARNLPHVEVRDVQGSDPVSLIAYEKVLVTVSAVKKFEELLG; encoded by the coding sequence ATGCAATTAAATGTAAATGGCGCTCAAGCAATCGAAGTATCCGAAGCCACTTTTGGCGGCGCATACAACGAGACCCTGGTTCACCAAGCAGTTGTGGCCTACATGGCCGGCGGCCGTCAGGGCAGCAAGCAGCAGAAAACCCGTTCTGATGTGTCCGGTGGCGGTAAGCGTCCATGGCGTCAGAAGGGTACCGGTCGTGCTCGTGCGGGTACCACTCGTGGTCCAATCTGGCGTGGCGGTGGTGTGACCTTCGCGGCTCGCCCACAGAATCACGATCAAAAGCTGAACAAGAAGATGTATCGCGCGGCCATCCGCTCGATTCTTGCTGAGCTGGTTCGTACTGATCGTATGATCGTTGTCGAAGACTTCAGTGTTGAAGCTCCGAAGACTAAAGATCTGCTGAACAAGCTCAATGGCATGGGTCTGACCGACGTGTTGATCGTGTCCGATGCTATTGATGAAAATCTGTACCTGGCTGCACGTAACCTGCCGCACGTTGAAGTTCGCGATGTGCAGGGTTCCGATCCGGTCAGTCTGATCGCGTACGAGAAGGTGTTGGTCACCGTATCTGCCGTGAAGAAATTCGAGGAGCTGCTGGGATGA
- the rplC gene encoding 50S ribosomal protein L3, whose product MTIGAVGRKCGMTRIFTEEGVSIPVTVIEIEPNRVTQFKTEETDGYRAVQVTVGERRASRVSKAQAGHFAKANVAAGRTVMEFRLEEGEYQAGDVINAEIFQAGQLVDVTGQSKGKGFAGTIKRWNFRGQDNTHGNSVSHRVPGSIGQCQTPGRVFKGKKMSGHMGAERVTVQSLEVVRVDAERNLLLVKGAVPGATGGNLVVRPAAKARG is encoded by the coding sequence ATGACAATTGGTGCAGTCGGACGTAAGTGCGGTATGACCCGCATTTTCACCGAAGAAGGTGTCTCCATTCCGGTTACGGTCATTGAGATCGAGCCGAATCGCGTCACTCAGTTCAAAACTGAAGAGACCGATGGCTATCGTGCAGTGCAAGTCACTGTCGGTGAGCGTCGCGCTTCTCGTGTCAGCAAGGCGCAAGCCGGTCACTTCGCTAAGGCGAACGTCGCGGCAGGTCGCACTGTTATGGAATTCCGTCTTGAAGAAGGCGAGTACCAGGCGGGCGACGTAATCAACGCTGAAATATTCCAAGCTGGTCAACTGGTGGATGTCACTGGTCAGTCCAAAGGTAAAGGCTTTGCCGGTACCATCAAGCGTTGGAACTTCCGCGGCCAAGACAACACTCACGGTAACTCCGTGTCCCACCGTGTTCCGGGTTCTATTGGCCAGTGCCAGACTCCAGGTCGCGTATTCAAGGGCAAGAAAATGTCCGGTCACATGGGTGCTGAGCGCGTGACTGTGCAGTCCCTGGAAGTAGTGCGCGTCGATGCTGAGCGCAACCTGCTGTTGGTCAAGGGTGCCGTTCCTGGCGCTACTGGCGGCAACTTGGTTGTTCGTCCGGCAGCCAAGGCTCGCGGTTAA
- the rpsJ gene encoding 30S ribosomal protein S10, which yields MQNQQIRIRLKAFDHRLIDQSTQEIVETAKRTGAQVRGPIPLPTRKERFTVLTSPHVNKDARDQFEIRTHKRVLDIVQPTDKTVDALMKLDLAAGVEVQISLG from the coding sequence ATGCAAAACCAACAAATCCGTATTCGGTTGAAGGCTTTTGACCATCGCCTGATCGATCAATCAACCCAGGAAATCGTGGAAACCGCGAAACGTACTGGTGCTCAGGTGCGTGGTCCTATTCCTCTGCCTACCCGCAAAGAGCGGTTCACCGTACTGACTTCACCGCACGTCAACAAAGACGCGCGCGATCAGTTCGAGATCCGTACTCATAAGCGTGTTCTGGACATCGTCCAGCCGACGGATAAAACCGTTGATGCGCTGATGAAGCTTGATCTTGCGGCTGGTGTGGAAGTGCAGATCAGCCTCGGCTAA
- the tuf gene encoding elongation factor Tu codes for MAKEKFERNKPHVNVGTIGHVDHGKTTLTAALTRVCSEVFGSAAVAFDKIDSAPEEKARGITINTSHVEYDSTIRHYAHVDCPGHADYVKNMITGAAQMDGAILVCSAADGPMPQTREHILLSRQVGVPYIVVFLNKADMVDDAELLELVEMEVRDLLSTYDFPGDDTPIIIGSALMALNGQDDNEMGTTAVKKLVEVLDTYIPEPVRAIDKPFLMPIEDVFSISGRGTVVTGRIERGIVKIQEEIEIVGLRDTTKTTCTGVEMFRKLLDEGRAGENCGVLLRGTKRDDVERGQVLVKPGSVKPHTTFTAEVYVLGKEEGGRHTPFFKGYRPQFYFRTTDVTGNCELPEGVEMVMPGDNVQMTVTLIKTIAMEEGLRFAIREGGRTVGAGVVAKIIA; via the coding sequence GTGGCTAAAGAAAAATTTGAACGTAACAAACCTCACGTCAACGTTGGCACCATTGGTCACGTTGACCACGGTAAAACCACGCTGACCGCTGCTCTGACTCGCGTCTGCTCCGAAGTATTCGGTTCTGCCGCTGTTGCTTTCGACAAGATCGACAGCGCGCCGGAAGAGAAGGCTCGTGGTATCACCATCAACACTTCGCACGTTGAGTACGATTCCACTATTCGTCACTACGCCCACGTTGACTGCCCAGGCCACGCTGACTATGTGAAGAACATGATCACCGGTGCTGCACAGATGGACGGCGCTATCCTGGTTTGCTCTGCAGCTGACGGCCCGATGCCACAGACTCGCGAGCACATCCTGCTGTCCCGTCAGGTAGGTGTTCCGTACATCGTCGTGTTCCTGAACAAGGCTGACATGGTTGATGACGCCGAGCTGCTGGAGCTGGTGGAAATGGAAGTGCGCGATCTGCTCAGCACTTACGATTTCCCAGGTGACGACACTCCGATCATCATCGGTTCTGCGCTGATGGCGTTGAACGGTCAAGATGACAACGAAATGGGCACTACCGCTGTTAAGAAGCTGGTAGAGGTTCTGGATACTTACATTCCTGAGCCAGTTCGTGCGATCGACAAGCCGTTCCTGATGCCAATCGAAGACGTGTTCTCGATCTCCGGTCGCGGTACTGTTGTTACCGGTCGTATCGAGCGCGGTATCGTCAAGATCCAGGAAGAAATCGAGATCGTTGGTCTGCGTGACACCACCAAGACCACCTGTACCGGTGTTGAAATGTTCCGCAAGCTGCTCGACGAAGGTCGTGCTGGTGAGAACTGTGGCGTTCTGCTGCGTGGTACCAAGCGTGACGACGTAGAGCGTGGCCAGGTTCTGGTTAAGCCGGGTTCGGTTAAGCCACACACCACCTTCACTGCAGAAGTGTACGTGTTGGGCAAAGAAGAAGGCGGTCGCCACACTCCGTTCTTCAAGGGCTATCGTCCTCAGTTCTACTTCCGCACTACCGACGTAACCGGTAACTGCGAACTGCCGGAAGGCGTAGAGATGGTAATGCCAGGTGATAACGTTCAGATGACCGTTACCCTGATCAAGACCATCGCTATGGAAGAAGGTCTGCGTTTCGCCATTCGTGAAGGTGGTCGTACCGTCGGCGCCGGCGTCGTAGCCAAAATCATTGCGTAA
- the fusA gene encoding elongation factor G has product MARITPISRYRNIGICAHVDAGKTTTTERVLFYTGKSHKMGEVHDGAATTDWMVQEQERGITITSAAITAFWKGSEKQYKDEHRFNVIDTPGHVDFTIEVERSLRVLDGAVVVFCGTSGVEPQSETVWRQANKYGVPRLVYVNKMDRAGADFLRVVEQIKKRLGHTPVPIQLAIGSEDNFQGQIDLINMQAVYWDDANKGTVPVRKDIPAELLADAEKWRSNMVEAAAEANEELMNKYLEGEELTIAEIKGALRQRTIAGEIVLAVCGSSFKNKGVPLVLDAVIDFLPAPSDIPAIKGTDPDDETIELERHATDDEPFSALAFKIATDPFVGTLTFVRVYSGVLNSGDGVINSVKGKKERVGRMVQMHANAREEIKEVRAGDIAALIGMKDVTTGETLCNADKPIILVRMDFPEPVISVAVEPKTKDDQEKMGIALGKLAQEDPSFRVKTDEETGQTIISGMGELHLDILVDRMRREFNVEANIGKPQVSYRERITKSCEIEGKFVRQSGGRGQFGHCWVRFAPADEGQEGLQFVNEVVGGVIPKEYIPAIQKGIEEQMKNGVVAGYPLIGLKATVFDGSYHDVDSNEMAFKVAASMATKQLAQKGGGELLEPIMAVEVVTPEDYMGDVMGDLNRRRGMILGMEDTVSGKVIRAEVPLGEMFGYATDVRSMSQGRASYSMEFKKYNTAPSHIVESVTKKQG; this is encoded by the coding sequence ATGGCTCGTATTACCCCGATTAGCCGCTACCGTAATATTGGTATCTGCGCCCACGTGGACGCCGGTAAAACCACTACTACAGAGCGTGTGCTTTTTTACACTGGCAAAAGCCACAAGATGGGCGAGGTGCATGATGGCGCCGCGACCACAGACTGGATGGTGCAGGAGCAGGAGCGTGGTATTACCATTACTTCTGCTGCTATCACCGCCTTCTGGAAAGGTTCCGAGAAGCAGTACAAGGACGAGCATCGCTTCAACGTTATCGATACCCCTGGCCACGTAGACTTCACCATTGAAGTTGAACGTTCCCTGCGCGTACTCGACGGCGCTGTCGTTGTGTTCTGTGGTACCTCGGGCGTTGAGCCTCAGTCGGAAACCGTATGGCGTCAGGCCAACAAGTACGGCGTCCCACGTCTTGTTTACGTTAACAAGATGGACCGTGCCGGTGCTGACTTCCTGCGCGTAGTTGAGCAGATCAAAAAGCGTCTGGGTCACACCCCGGTGCCGATCCAGCTGGCTATCGGCTCTGAAGACAACTTCCAGGGCCAGATCGATCTGATCAACATGCAAGCTGTTTACTGGGACGACGCTAACAAGGGTACCGTCCCTGTTCGCAAGGATATCCCGGCTGAGCTGTTGGCAGACGCTGAGAAGTGGCGCAGCAACATGGTTGAGGCTGCGGCCGAAGCCAATGAAGAGCTGATGAACAAGTACCTCGAGGGTGAAGAACTCACCATCGCGGAAATCAAGGGTGCTCTGCGTCAGCGTACTATCGCTGGTGAGATCGTTCTGGCTGTTTGCGGTTCTTCGTTCAAGAACAAGGGTGTTCCCCTGGTTCTCGACGCTGTTATCGACTTCCTGCCTGCGCCTAGCGATATTCCTGCCATCAAGGGTACTGACCCGGATGACGAGACTATCGAGTTGGAGCGTCATGCTACCGACGACGAGCCGTTCTCGGCGCTGGCGTTTAAAATCGCTACCGACCCATTCGTGGGTACCTTGACCTTCGTCCGCGTTTACTCGGGCGTGTTGAACTCCGGTGACGGCGTGATCAACTCGGTTAAGGGCAAGAAAGAGCGCGTGGGTCGTATGGTGCAAATGCACGCAAACGCCCGCGAAGAAATCAAGGAAGTGCGCGCTGGTGACATCGCGGCCTTGATCGGCATGAAGGACGTCACCACCGGTGAAACTTTGTGCAACGCTGACAAGCCAATCATCCTGGTTCGCATGGACTTCCCGGAGCCGGTTATTTCGGTTGCCGTAGAGCCTAAGACCAAGGACGATCAGGAAAAAATGGGTATCGCTCTGGGCAAGCTTGCTCAGGAAGATCCGTCTTTCCGTGTTAAGACTGATGAAGAGACTGGTCAGACGATCATCTCCGGCATGGGCGAGCTGCACCTGGACATCCTGGTTGACCGGATGCGCCGTGAGTTCAACGTCGAAGCCAACATTGGTAAGCCTCAGGTTTCTTATCGTGAGCGCATCACGAAGAGCTGTGAAATCGAAGGCAAGTTCGTTCGCCAGTCCGGCGGTCGCGGCCAGTTCGGCCATTGCTGGGTTCGCTTTGCCCCTGCTGACGAAGGTCAGGAAGGTCTGCAGTTCGTGAACGAAGTAGTGGGTGGTGTGATTCCTAAGGAATACATCCCGGCTATCCAGAAGGGTATCGAAGAGCAGATGAAGAACGGTGTTGTTGCCGGCTATCCGCTGATCGGCCTGAAGGCTACCGTGTTCGATGGTTCTTACCATGACGTCGACTCTAACGAGATGGCGTTTAAGGTGGCCGCTTCGATGGCAACCAAGCAGTTGGCCCAGAAGGGTGGCGGTGAGTTGCTTGAGCCGATCATGGCGGTAGAGGTTGTTACCCCTGAAGACTATATGGGTGACGTGATGGGCGACCTTAATCGCCGTCGCGGTATGATCTTGGGTATGGAAGACACGGTCTCCGGCAAAGTTATCCGCGCCGAAGTGCCGCTGGGTGAGATGTTCGGTTATGCGACCGACGTCCGTTCCATGTCTCAGGGTCGCGCAAGCTACTCTATGGAATTCAAAAAATACAATACAGCTCCGTCGCACATCGTCGAATCTGTAACCAAAAAACAAGGCTGA
- the rpsG gene encoding 30S ribosomal protein S7, with protein MPRRRVAAKREVLDDPKYGSQILAKFMNHVMESGKKAVAERIVYGALDKVKERKNSDPLEIFEKALDAIAPLVEVKSRRVGGATYQVPVEVRPSRRNALAMRWLVDYARKRGEKSMALRLAGELLDAAEGKGAAVKKREDVHRMAEANKAFSHYRF; from the coding sequence ATGCCAAGACGTCGTGTAGCAGCCAAGCGCGAAGTGCTTGATGATCCAAAATACGGAAGCCAAATCCTGGCCAAGTTCATGAACCACGTGATGGAAAGCGGCAAGAAAGCCGTTGCCGAGCGTATCGTTTATGGTGCTTTGGACAAGGTTAAAGAGCGCAAGAACAGCGATCCCCTGGAAATCTTCGAGAAAGCTCTCGACGCCATCGCTCCGCTGGTCGAAGTGAAGTCGCGCCGTGTAGGCGGTGCTACTTACCAGGTTCCGGTCGAAGTTCGTCCGTCCCGTCGTAATGCTCTTGCCATGCGTTGGTTGGTAGATTACGCCCGTAAGCGTGGCGAGAAGTCTATGGCTCTGCGCTTGGCTGGTGAGTTGCTGGATGCCGCTGAAGGCAAAGGTGCTGCAGTTAAGAAGCGTGAAGACGTGCACCGTATGGCTGAAGCCAACAAGGCTTTCTCGCACTACCGCTTCTAA
- the rpsL gene encoding 30S ribosomal protein S12 — MATINQLVRQPRKRIVEKSDVPALQNCPQRRGVCTRVYTTTPKKPNSALRKVCRVRLTNGFEVSSYIGGEGHNLQEHSVVLIRGGRVKDLPGVRYHTVRGSLDTSGVKDRKQGRSKYGTKRPK; from the coding sequence ATGGCAACTATCAACCAGCTGGTACGTCAGCCGCGTAAGCGTATCGTCGAGAAATCCGACGTGCCTGCGCTGCAGAACTGCCCGCAGCGTCGTGGTGTGTGCACTCGCGTGTATACCACTACGCCGAAAAAACCTAACTCGGCACTGCGTAAAGTATGCCGTGTGCGCCTGACCAACGGTTTCGAGGTTTCCTCGTACATCGGCGGTGAAGGTCACAACCTGCAAGAGCACAGCGTCGTTCTGATTCGTGGCGGTCGTGTAAAAGACTTGCCAGGTGTTCGTTACCACACCGTGCGCGGTTCGCTGGATACCTCCGGCGTTAAAGACCGTAAGCAGGGTCGTTCGAAGTACGGTACCAAGCGTCCGAAGTAA